The proteins below are encoded in one region of Mus caroli chromosome 10, CAROLI_EIJ_v1.1, whole genome shotgun sequence:
- the Psap gene encoding prosaposin isoform X1 produces the protein MYALALFASLLATALTSPVQDPKTCSGGSAVLCRDVKTAVDCGAVKHCQQMVWSKPTAKSLPCDICKTVVTEAGNLLKDNATQEEILRYLEKTCEWIRDSRLSASCKEAVDSYLPVILDMIKGEMSNPGEVCSALNLCQSLQEYLAEQNQKQLESNKIPEVDMARVVAPFMSNIPLLLYPQDGPHSQPQPKANEDVCQDCMKLVSDVQTAVKTNSSFIQGFVDHVKEDCDRLGPGVSEICKNYVDQYSEVCVQMLMHMQDQQPKEICVLAGFCNEVKRVPMKTLVPATEAIKNILPALEMMDPYEQNLVQAHNVILCQTCQFVMNKFSELIVNNATEELLVKGFSNACALLPDPARTKCQEVVGTFGPSLLDIFIHEVNPSSLCGVIGLCAARPELVEALEQPAPAIVSALLKEPALPKQPTQPKQSALPARVPQKKNGGFCEVCKKLVLYLEHNLEKNSTKEEILAALEKGCSFLPDPYQKQCDDFVAEYEPLLLEILVEVMDPGFVCSKIGVCPSAYKLLLGTEKCVWGPSYWCQNMETAARCNAVDHCKRHVWN, from the exons ctctgacCAGCCCTGTCCAAGACCCGAAGACATGCTCTGGGGGCTCAGCAGTGCTGTGCAGAGATGTGAAGACGGCGGTGGACTGTGGGGCCGTGAAGCACTGCCAGCAGATGGTCTGGAGCAAGCCCACAGCG AAATCCCTTCCTTGCGACATATGCAAAACTGTTGTCACTGAAGCTGGGAACTTGCTGAAAGATAATGCTACGCAG GAGGAGATCCTTCGTTACCTGGAGAAGACCTGTGAGTGGATCCGTGACTCCAGACTGTCGGCCTCGTGCAAGGAGGCGGTTGACTCTTACCTGCCTGTCATCCTGGACATGATTAAGGGCGAGATG agCAACCCTGGGGAAGTGTGCTCTGCGCTCAACCTCTGCCAGTCCCTTCAGGAGTACTTGGCTGAGCAAAACCAGAAACAGCTTGAGTCCAACAAGATCCCGGAGGTGGACATGGCCCGTGTGGTTGCCCCCTTCATGTCCAACATCCCTCTCCTGCTGTACCCTCAGGATGGCCCCCACAGCCAGCCCCAACCTAAG GCTAACGAGGATGTCTGCCAGGACTGTATGAAGCTGGTGTCTGACGTCCAGACTGCTGTGAAGACCAACTCCAGCTTTATCCAGGGCTTCGTGGACCACGTGAAGGAGGATTGTGACCGCTTGGGGCCAGGGGTGTCTGAAATA tgCAAGAACTACGTGGACCAGTATTCCGAGGTCTGTGTCCAGATGTTGATGCACATG caggatcag CAACCCAAGGAAATCTGTGTGCTGGCTGGCTTCTGTAACGAGGTCAAGAGAGTGCCAATGAAGACTCTGGTCCCTGCCACCGAGGCCATTAAGAACATCCTCCCTGCCCTGGAGATGATGGACCCCTATGAG CAGAATCTGGTCCAGGCCCACAATGTGATTTTATGCCAGACCTGTCAGTTTGTGATGAATAAGTTTTCTGAACTGATTGTCAACAATGCCACTGAG GAGCTCCTAGTTAAAGGTTTTAGCAATGCATGTGCACTGCTCCCTGATCCTGCCAGAACCAAGTGCCAGGAGGTGGTGGGAACATTTGGCCCCTCCCTGTTGGACATCTTTATCCATGAGGTAAACCCCAGCTCTCTGTGCGGTGTGATCGGCCTCTGCGCTGCCCGCCCGGAGTTGGTGGAGGCACTTGAGCAGCCTGCGCCAGCCATTGTATCTGCACTGCTCAAAGAGCCCGCACTGCCAAAGCAGCCCACACAGCCCAAGCAGTCGGCATTGCCCG CCCGTGTGCCTCAGAAGAAAAACGGTGGGTTCTGTGAGGTGTGCAAGAAACTGGTCCTCTATTTGGAACATAACCTGGAGAAAAACAGCACCAAGGAGGAGATCCTGGCCGCACTTGAGAAGGGCTGCAGCTTCCTGCCAGACCCTTACCAGAAGCAG TGCGATGACTTTGTGGCTGAGTATGAGCCCTTGCTATTGGAGATCCTTGTGGAAGTGATGGATCCTGGATTTGTGTGCTCG AAAATCGGAGTTTGCCCTTCTGCCTATAAGCTGCTGCTGGGAACCGAGAAGTGTGTCTGGGGCCCTAGCTACTGGTGTCAGAACATGGAGACTGCCGCCCGATGCAAT GCTGTCGATCATTGCAAACGCCATGTGTGGAACTAG
- the Psap gene encoding prosaposin isoform X2, with amino-acid sequence MYALALFASLLATALTSPVQDPKTCSGGSAVLCRDVKTAVDCGAVKHCQQMVWSKPTAKSLPCDICKTVVTEAGNLLKDNATQEEILRYLEKTCEWIRDSRLSASCKEAVDSYLPVILDMIKGEMSNPGEVCSALNLCQSLQEYLAEQNQKQLESNKIPEVDMARVVAPFMSNIPLLLYPQDGPHSQPQPKANEDVCQDCMKLVSDVQTAVKTNSSFIQGFVDHVKEDCDRLGPGVSEICKNYVDQYSEVCVQMLMHMDQQPKEICVLAGFCNEVKRVPMKTLVPATEAIKNILPALEMMDPYEQNLVQAHNVILCQTCQFVMNKFSELIVNNATEELLVKGFSNACALLPDPARTKCQEVVGTFGPSLLDIFIHEVNPSSLCGVIGLCAARPELVEALEQPAPAIVSALLKEPALPKQPTQPKQSALPARVPQKKNGGFCEVCKKLVLYLEHNLEKNSTKEEILAALEKGCSFLPDPYQKQCDDFVAEYEPLLLEILVEVMDPGFVCSKIGVCPSAYKLLLGTEKCVWGPSYWCQNMETAARCNAVDHCKRHVWN; translated from the exons ctctgacCAGCCCTGTCCAAGACCCGAAGACATGCTCTGGGGGCTCAGCAGTGCTGTGCAGAGATGTGAAGACGGCGGTGGACTGTGGGGCCGTGAAGCACTGCCAGCAGATGGTCTGGAGCAAGCCCACAGCG AAATCCCTTCCTTGCGACATATGCAAAACTGTTGTCACTGAAGCTGGGAACTTGCTGAAAGATAATGCTACGCAG GAGGAGATCCTTCGTTACCTGGAGAAGACCTGTGAGTGGATCCGTGACTCCAGACTGTCGGCCTCGTGCAAGGAGGCGGTTGACTCTTACCTGCCTGTCATCCTGGACATGATTAAGGGCGAGATG agCAACCCTGGGGAAGTGTGCTCTGCGCTCAACCTCTGCCAGTCCCTTCAGGAGTACTTGGCTGAGCAAAACCAGAAACAGCTTGAGTCCAACAAGATCCCGGAGGTGGACATGGCCCGTGTGGTTGCCCCCTTCATGTCCAACATCCCTCTCCTGCTGTACCCTCAGGATGGCCCCCACAGCCAGCCCCAACCTAAG GCTAACGAGGATGTCTGCCAGGACTGTATGAAGCTGGTGTCTGACGTCCAGACTGCTGTGAAGACCAACTCCAGCTTTATCCAGGGCTTCGTGGACCACGTGAAGGAGGATTGTGACCGCTTGGGGCCAGGGGTGTCTGAAATA tgCAAGAACTACGTGGACCAGTATTCCGAGGTCTGTGTCCAGATGTTGATGCACATG gatcag CAACCCAAGGAAATCTGTGTGCTGGCTGGCTTCTGTAACGAGGTCAAGAGAGTGCCAATGAAGACTCTGGTCCCTGCCACCGAGGCCATTAAGAACATCCTCCCTGCCCTGGAGATGATGGACCCCTATGAG CAGAATCTGGTCCAGGCCCACAATGTGATTTTATGCCAGACCTGTCAGTTTGTGATGAATAAGTTTTCTGAACTGATTGTCAACAATGCCACTGAG GAGCTCCTAGTTAAAGGTTTTAGCAATGCATGTGCACTGCTCCCTGATCCTGCCAGAACCAAGTGCCAGGAGGTGGTGGGAACATTTGGCCCCTCCCTGTTGGACATCTTTATCCATGAGGTAAACCCCAGCTCTCTGTGCGGTGTGATCGGCCTCTGCGCTGCCCGCCCGGAGTTGGTGGAGGCACTTGAGCAGCCTGCGCCAGCCATTGTATCTGCACTGCTCAAAGAGCCCGCACTGCCAAAGCAGCCCACACAGCCCAAGCAGTCGGCATTGCCCG CCCGTGTGCCTCAGAAGAAAAACGGTGGGTTCTGTGAGGTGTGCAAGAAACTGGTCCTCTATTTGGAACATAACCTGGAGAAAAACAGCACCAAGGAGGAGATCCTGGCCGCACTTGAGAAGGGCTGCAGCTTCCTGCCAGACCCTTACCAGAAGCAG TGCGATGACTTTGTGGCTGAGTATGAGCCCTTGCTATTGGAGATCCTTGTGGAAGTGATGGATCCTGGATTTGTGTGCTCG AAAATCGGAGTTTGCCCTTCTGCCTATAAGCTGCTGCTGGGAACCGAGAAGTGTGTCTGGGGCCCTAGCTACTGGTGTCAGAACATGGAGACTGCCGCCCGATGCAAT GCTGTCGATCATTGCAAACGCCATGTGTGGAACTAG
- the Psap gene encoding prosaposin isoform X4 yields the protein MYALALFASLLATALTSPVQDPKTCSGGSAVLCRDVKTAVDCGAVKHCQQMVWSKPTAKSLPCDICKTVVTEAGNLLKDNATQEEILRYLEKTCEWIRDSRLSASCKEAVDSYLPVILDMIKGEMSNPGEVCSALNLCQSLQEYLAEQNQKQLESNKIPEVDMARVVAPFMSNIPLLLYPQDGPHSQPQPKANEDVCQDCMKLVSDVQTAVKTNSSFIQGFVDHVKEDCDRLGPGVSEICKNYVDQYSEVCVQMLMHMQPKEICVLAGFCNEVKRVPMKTLVPATEAIKNILPALEMMDPYEQNLVQAHNVILCQTCQFVMNKFSELIVNNATEELLVKGFSNACALLPDPARTKCQEVVGTFGPSLLDIFIHEVNPSSLCGVIGLCAARPELVEALEQPAPAIVSALLKEPALPKQPTQPKQSALPARVPQKKNGGFCEVCKKLVLYLEHNLEKNSTKEEILAALEKGCSFLPDPYQKQCDDFVAEYEPLLLEILVEVMDPGFVCSKIGVCPSAYKLLLGTEKCVWGPSYWCQNMETAARCNAVDHCKRHVWN from the exons ctctgacCAGCCCTGTCCAAGACCCGAAGACATGCTCTGGGGGCTCAGCAGTGCTGTGCAGAGATGTGAAGACGGCGGTGGACTGTGGGGCCGTGAAGCACTGCCAGCAGATGGTCTGGAGCAAGCCCACAGCG AAATCCCTTCCTTGCGACATATGCAAAACTGTTGTCACTGAAGCTGGGAACTTGCTGAAAGATAATGCTACGCAG GAGGAGATCCTTCGTTACCTGGAGAAGACCTGTGAGTGGATCCGTGACTCCAGACTGTCGGCCTCGTGCAAGGAGGCGGTTGACTCTTACCTGCCTGTCATCCTGGACATGATTAAGGGCGAGATG agCAACCCTGGGGAAGTGTGCTCTGCGCTCAACCTCTGCCAGTCCCTTCAGGAGTACTTGGCTGAGCAAAACCAGAAACAGCTTGAGTCCAACAAGATCCCGGAGGTGGACATGGCCCGTGTGGTTGCCCCCTTCATGTCCAACATCCCTCTCCTGCTGTACCCTCAGGATGGCCCCCACAGCCAGCCCCAACCTAAG GCTAACGAGGATGTCTGCCAGGACTGTATGAAGCTGGTGTCTGACGTCCAGACTGCTGTGAAGACCAACTCCAGCTTTATCCAGGGCTTCGTGGACCACGTGAAGGAGGATTGTGACCGCTTGGGGCCAGGGGTGTCTGAAATA tgCAAGAACTACGTGGACCAGTATTCCGAGGTCTGTGTCCAGATGTTGATGCACATG CAACCCAAGGAAATCTGTGTGCTGGCTGGCTTCTGTAACGAGGTCAAGAGAGTGCCAATGAAGACTCTGGTCCCTGCCACCGAGGCCATTAAGAACATCCTCCCTGCCCTGGAGATGATGGACCCCTATGAG CAGAATCTGGTCCAGGCCCACAATGTGATTTTATGCCAGACCTGTCAGTTTGTGATGAATAAGTTTTCTGAACTGATTGTCAACAATGCCACTGAG GAGCTCCTAGTTAAAGGTTTTAGCAATGCATGTGCACTGCTCCCTGATCCTGCCAGAACCAAGTGCCAGGAGGTGGTGGGAACATTTGGCCCCTCCCTGTTGGACATCTTTATCCATGAGGTAAACCCCAGCTCTCTGTGCGGTGTGATCGGCCTCTGCGCTGCCCGCCCGGAGTTGGTGGAGGCACTTGAGCAGCCTGCGCCAGCCATTGTATCTGCACTGCTCAAAGAGCCCGCACTGCCAAAGCAGCCCACACAGCCCAAGCAGTCGGCATTGCCCG CCCGTGTGCCTCAGAAGAAAAACGGTGGGTTCTGTGAGGTGTGCAAGAAACTGGTCCTCTATTTGGAACATAACCTGGAGAAAAACAGCACCAAGGAGGAGATCCTGGCCGCACTTGAGAAGGGCTGCAGCTTCCTGCCAGACCCTTACCAGAAGCAG TGCGATGACTTTGTGGCTGAGTATGAGCCCTTGCTATTGGAGATCCTTGTGGAAGTGATGGATCCTGGATTTGTGTGCTCG AAAATCGGAGTTTGCCCTTCTGCCTATAAGCTGCTGCTGGGAACCGAGAAGTGTGTCTGGGGCCCTAGCTACTGGTGTCAGAACATGGAGACTGCCGCCCGATGCAAT GCTGTCGATCATTGCAAACGCCATGTGTGGAACTAG
- the Psap gene encoding prosaposin isoform X5, which translates to MYALALFASLLATALTSPVQDPKTCSGGSAVLCRDVKTAVDCGAVKHCQQMVWSKPTAKSLPCDICKTVVTEAGNLLKDNATQEEILRYLEKTCEWIRDSRLSASCKEAVDSYLPVILDMIKGEMSNPGEVCSALNLCQSLQEYLAEQNQKQLESNKIPEVDMARVVAPFMSNIPLLLYPQDGPHSQPQPKANEDVCQDCMKLVSDVQTAVKTNSSFIQGFVDHVKEDCDRLGPGVSEICKNYVDQYSEVCVQMLMHMQPKEICVLAGFCNEVKRVPMKTLVPATEAIKNILPALEMMDPYENLVQAHNVILCQTCQFVMNKFSELIVNNATEELLVKGFSNACALLPDPARTKCQEVVGTFGPSLLDIFIHEVNPSSLCGVIGLCAARPELVEALEQPAPAIVSALLKEPALPKQPTQPKQSALPARVPQKKNGGFCEVCKKLVLYLEHNLEKNSTKEEILAALEKGCSFLPDPYQKQCDDFVAEYEPLLLEILVEVMDPGFVCSKIGVCPSAYKLLLGTEKCVWGPSYWCQNMETAARCNAVDHCKRHVWN; encoded by the exons ctctgacCAGCCCTGTCCAAGACCCGAAGACATGCTCTGGGGGCTCAGCAGTGCTGTGCAGAGATGTGAAGACGGCGGTGGACTGTGGGGCCGTGAAGCACTGCCAGCAGATGGTCTGGAGCAAGCCCACAGCG AAATCCCTTCCTTGCGACATATGCAAAACTGTTGTCACTGAAGCTGGGAACTTGCTGAAAGATAATGCTACGCAG GAGGAGATCCTTCGTTACCTGGAGAAGACCTGTGAGTGGATCCGTGACTCCAGACTGTCGGCCTCGTGCAAGGAGGCGGTTGACTCTTACCTGCCTGTCATCCTGGACATGATTAAGGGCGAGATG agCAACCCTGGGGAAGTGTGCTCTGCGCTCAACCTCTGCCAGTCCCTTCAGGAGTACTTGGCTGAGCAAAACCAGAAACAGCTTGAGTCCAACAAGATCCCGGAGGTGGACATGGCCCGTGTGGTTGCCCCCTTCATGTCCAACATCCCTCTCCTGCTGTACCCTCAGGATGGCCCCCACAGCCAGCCCCAACCTAAG GCTAACGAGGATGTCTGCCAGGACTGTATGAAGCTGGTGTCTGACGTCCAGACTGCTGTGAAGACCAACTCCAGCTTTATCCAGGGCTTCGTGGACCACGTGAAGGAGGATTGTGACCGCTTGGGGCCAGGGGTGTCTGAAATA tgCAAGAACTACGTGGACCAGTATTCCGAGGTCTGTGTCCAGATGTTGATGCACATG CAACCCAAGGAAATCTGTGTGCTGGCTGGCTTCTGTAACGAGGTCAAGAGAGTGCCAATGAAGACTCTGGTCCCTGCCACCGAGGCCATTAAGAACATCCTCCCTGCCCTGGAGATGATGGACCCCTATGAG AATCTGGTCCAGGCCCACAATGTGATTTTATGCCAGACCTGTCAGTTTGTGATGAATAAGTTTTCTGAACTGATTGTCAACAATGCCACTGAG GAGCTCCTAGTTAAAGGTTTTAGCAATGCATGTGCACTGCTCCCTGATCCTGCCAGAACCAAGTGCCAGGAGGTGGTGGGAACATTTGGCCCCTCCCTGTTGGACATCTTTATCCATGAGGTAAACCCCAGCTCTCTGTGCGGTGTGATCGGCCTCTGCGCTGCCCGCCCGGAGTTGGTGGAGGCACTTGAGCAGCCTGCGCCAGCCATTGTATCTGCACTGCTCAAAGAGCCCGCACTGCCAAAGCAGCCCACACAGCCCAAGCAGTCGGCATTGCCCG CCCGTGTGCCTCAGAAGAAAAACGGTGGGTTCTGTGAGGTGTGCAAGAAACTGGTCCTCTATTTGGAACATAACCTGGAGAAAAACAGCACCAAGGAGGAGATCCTGGCCGCACTTGAGAAGGGCTGCAGCTTCCTGCCAGACCCTTACCAGAAGCAG TGCGATGACTTTGTGGCTGAGTATGAGCCCTTGCTATTGGAGATCCTTGTGGAAGTGATGGATCCTGGATTTGTGTGCTCG AAAATCGGAGTTTGCCCTTCTGCCTATAAGCTGCTGCTGGGAACCGAGAAGTGTGTCTGGGGCCCTAGCTACTGGTGTCAGAACATGGAGACTGCCGCCCGATGCAAT GCTGTCGATCATTGCAAACGCCATGTGTGGAACTAG
- the Psap gene encoding prosaposin isoform X3, with amino-acid sequence MYALALFASLLATALTSPVQDPKTCSGGSAVLCRDVKTAVDCGAVKHCQQMVWSKPTAKSLPCDICKTVVTEAGNLLKDNATQEEILRYLEKTCEWIRDSRLSASCKEAVDSYLPVILDMIKGEMSNPGEVCSALNLCQSLQEYLAEQNQKQLESNKIPEVDMARVVAPFMSNIPLLLYPQDGPHSQPQPKANEDVCQDCMKLVSDVQTAVKTNSSFIQGFVDHVKEDCDRLGPGVSEICKNYVDQYSEVCVQMLMHMQDQQPKEICVLAGFCNEVKRVPMKTLVPATEAIKNILPALEMMDPYENLVQAHNVILCQTCQFVMNKFSELIVNNATEELLVKGFSNACALLPDPARTKCQEVVGTFGPSLLDIFIHEVNPSSLCGVIGLCAARPELVEALEQPAPAIVSALLKEPALPKQPTQPKQSALPARVPQKKNGGFCEVCKKLVLYLEHNLEKNSTKEEILAALEKGCSFLPDPYQKQCDDFVAEYEPLLLEILVEVMDPGFVCSKIGVCPSAYKLLLGTEKCVWGPSYWCQNMETAARCNAVDHCKRHVWN; translated from the exons ctctgacCAGCCCTGTCCAAGACCCGAAGACATGCTCTGGGGGCTCAGCAGTGCTGTGCAGAGATGTGAAGACGGCGGTGGACTGTGGGGCCGTGAAGCACTGCCAGCAGATGGTCTGGAGCAAGCCCACAGCG AAATCCCTTCCTTGCGACATATGCAAAACTGTTGTCACTGAAGCTGGGAACTTGCTGAAAGATAATGCTACGCAG GAGGAGATCCTTCGTTACCTGGAGAAGACCTGTGAGTGGATCCGTGACTCCAGACTGTCGGCCTCGTGCAAGGAGGCGGTTGACTCTTACCTGCCTGTCATCCTGGACATGATTAAGGGCGAGATG agCAACCCTGGGGAAGTGTGCTCTGCGCTCAACCTCTGCCAGTCCCTTCAGGAGTACTTGGCTGAGCAAAACCAGAAACAGCTTGAGTCCAACAAGATCCCGGAGGTGGACATGGCCCGTGTGGTTGCCCCCTTCATGTCCAACATCCCTCTCCTGCTGTACCCTCAGGATGGCCCCCACAGCCAGCCCCAACCTAAG GCTAACGAGGATGTCTGCCAGGACTGTATGAAGCTGGTGTCTGACGTCCAGACTGCTGTGAAGACCAACTCCAGCTTTATCCAGGGCTTCGTGGACCACGTGAAGGAGGATTGTGACCGCTTGGGGCCAGGGGTGTCTGAAATA tgCAAGAACTACGTGGACCAGTATTCCGAGGTCTGTGTCCAGATGTTGATGCACATG caggatcag CAACCCAAGGAAATCTGTGTGCTGGCTGGCTTCTGTAACGAGGTCAAGAGAGTGCCAATGAAGACTCTGGTCCCTGCCACCGAGGCCATTAAGAACATCCTCCCTGCCCTGGAGATGATGGACCCCTATGAG AATCTGGTCCAGGCCCACAATGTGATTTTATGCCAGACCTGTCAGTTTGTGATGAATAAGTTTTCTGAACTGATTGTCAACAATGCCACTGAG GAGCTCCTAGTTAAAGGTTTTAGCAATGCATGTGCACTGCTCCCTGATCCTGCCAGAACCAAGTGCCAGGAGGTGGTGGGAACATTTGGCCCCTCCCTGTTGGACATCTTTATCCATGAGGTAAACCCCAGCTCTCTGTGCGGTGTGATCGGCCTCTGCGCTGCCCGCCCGGAGTTGGTGGAGGCACTTGAGCAGCCTGCGCCAGCCATTGTATCTGCACTGCTCAAAGAGCCCGCACTGCCAAAGCAGCCCACACAGCCCAAGCAGTCGGCATTGCCCG CCCGTGTGCCTCAGAAGAAAAACGGTGGGTTCTGTGAGGTGTGCAAGAAACTGGTCCTCTATTTGGAACATAACCTGGAGAAAAACAGCACCAAGGAGGAGATCCTGGCCGCACTTGAGAAGGGCTGCAGCTTCCTGCCAGACCCTTACCAGAAGCAG TGCGATGACTTTGTGGCTGAGTATGAGCCCTTGCTATTGGAGATCCTTGTGGAAGTGATGGATCCTGGATTTGTGTGCTCG AAAATCGGAGTTTGCCCTTCTGCCTATAAGCTGCTGCTGGGAACCGAGAAGTGTGTCTGGGGCCCTAGCTACTGGTGTCAGAACATGGAGACTGCCGCCCGATGCAAT GCTGTCGATCATTGCAAACGCCATGTGTGGAACTAG
- the Cdh23 gene encoding cadherin-23 isoform X3, protein MPLPNCRANPVWLDPFCRNLELAAQAEHEDDLPENLSEIADLWNSPTRTHGTFGREPAAVKPDDDRYLRAAIQEYDNIAKLGQIIREGPIKGSLLKVVLEDYLRLKKLFAQRMVQKASSCHSSISEVLIHTDLEEEPGDHSPGQGSLRFRHKPPMELKGQDGIHMVHGSTGTLLATDLNSLPEDDQKGLDRSLETLTASEATAFERNARTESAKSTPLHKLRDVIMESPLEITEL, encoded by the exons AGGCCGAGCACGAAGATGACCTCCCTGAGAACCTGAGTGAGATCGCAGAcctgtggaacagccccacccGCACCCAC GGAACTTTTGGGCGTGAGCCTGCAGCAGTCAAGCCCGATGATGACAGATACCTGCGTGCAGCCATCCAGGAATACGACAACATCGCCAAGCTGGGCCAGATCATTCGAGAGGGGCCTATTAAG GGCTCGCTGCTGAAGGTGGTCCTGGAGGATTACCTACGGCTCAAAAAACTCTTTGCACAACGGATGGTACAAAAAGCCTCCTCCTGCCATTCCTCCATCTCCGAGGTA CTGATCCACACCGACTTGGAAGAGGAGCCTGGGGACCACAGCCCGGGCCAGGGCAGCCTCCGTTTCCGACACAAGCCACCCATGGAGCTCAAGGGGCAAGATGGAATCCACATGGTTCACGGCAGCACAGGCACACTGCTGGCCACTGATCTCAACAGCTTGCCGGAGGATGACCAGAAGGGGCTGGACCGCTCGCTGGAGACTCTGACGGCCTCTGAGGCCACTGCCTTTGAGCGCAATGCCCGCACAGAGTCAGCCAAGTCCACCCCTCTGCATAAGCTCCGGGACGTTATCATGGAGAGCCCCCTGGAAATCACAGAGCTGTGA